One genomic segment of Clostridium estertheticum subsp. estertheticum includes these proteins:
- a CDS encoding AAA domain-containing protein: MNIEENLILIKGEDKTEKVITCVNNNGKCLVTFDNNKTYTYSSNNVKWFRNPIEINAETTIIYENNGPISGVVKIFKFEEHIRVCFKSGYKKLFNISDILMEKTSLNNKISNNYFEYLKKLAANVSITLDDESSFLSKQYNKIKIISPRSVLSSYLKVQALKKRKITNEIIFPFGFNISQKSATEKALSNQISVIEGPPGTGKTQTILNIIANAIINNETVAVVSNNNSATANVLEKLQKYDVGFISAYLGNKENKDEFFESQKDSYPDMKEWKIENEKLEILKSSLMTSKQRLDDMLHEQNKLATLKEEFSELDLEVEYFNKYYDENKYRIQPYRSIYKLDSNDVMSILAKYEIILGKYGLFKLRHKIINIIRYGIISFKFYKNSNEAIVDYLKKVYYELKSSELSRTIDLLSNKLEKNNFEDLMRQYSEDSMQVLKSNLARKFTSKGNRTIFTKDILWKNIEGFLKEYPVILSTTHSLRSCVSENYLFDYVIVDEASQVDIVTGSLALSCAKNVVIVGDLKQLPNVVTDEVKNKSDIIFKQYNLNEAFNYAQNSLLSSITKLYSDVPKTLLREHYRCHPKIIGFCNKKFYNNELIILTNESVGDKPLVVYKTSKGNHARGNFNQRQIDVILDEVIPKLNLEKSSKEIGVISPYRLQVDELKKLIKTDNIEVDTVHKYQGREKDTIILTTVANQINDFIDDPNLINVAVSRAESKLILIVSDSDIASDNTNIGDLIKYIQYNNFEIINSNISSVFDFLYSNYSKKLLEILNKNKRVSEFASENLMNMVIEKVLCQEKFKFLDVVLHQPLKMLIKDTSKLTEIEHKFVKNILTHTDFIIFNKLDKMPVLVVEVDGYAFHANNKVQLERDKMKDEILTKYNIPILRISTNGSGEELKLSNKLSEVLKIKF, translated from the coding sequence TTGAATATTGAAGAAAATCTCATCCTTATAAAGGGTGAGGATAAGACAGAGAAGGTTATTACTTGTGTAAATAATAATGGTAAGTGTTTAGTTACATTTGATAATAATAAAACATATACATATAGCAGTAATAATGTTAAGTGGTTTAGAAATCCTATTGAGATTAATGCAGAAACTACAATAATATATGAAAACAATGGACCTATATCAGGTGTTGTTAAAATATTTAAGTTTGAAGAGCACATTAGAGTATGCTTTAAATCTGGATACAAAAAGCTTTTTAATATATCGGATATATTAATGGAAAAAACTAGTCTAAATAATAAAATTTCAAATAATTATTTTGAGTATTTAAAGAAACTAGCAGCAAATGTTAGTATTACATTAGATGATGAAAGTAGTTTTTTGAGTAAGCAGTATAATAAAATAAAAATTATTAGTCCTAGAAGTGTTTTATCATCCTATTTAAAAGTACAAGCTCTTAAAAAAAGAAAAATCACCAATGAAATAATATTTCCGTTTGGATTTAATATTAGTCAAAAAAGTGCAACTGAAAAGGCTTTAAGTAATCAAATAAGTGTTATTGAGGGCCCTCCTGGAACTGGTAAAACTCAAACAATATTAAATATTATAGCGAATGCTATTATTAATAATGAAACTGTTGCAGTTGTTTCTAACAATAATTCAGCCACTGCAAATGTACTAGAAAAACTCCAAAAATATGATGTAGGTTTTATATCAGCATATTTAGGGAATAAAGAGAATAAAGATGAATTTTTTGAAAGTCAAAAGGATTCATATCCTGATATGAAAGAGTGGAAAATAGAAAATGAGAAGTTAGAAATATTGAAAAGTAGTTTAATGACTTCCAAGCAAAGACTGGATGATATGCTCCATGAACAAAATAAATTAGCTACATTAAAAGAAGAGTTTTCTGAGTTAGACCTTGAGGTAGAGTATTTCAACAAATATTATGATGAAAATAAATATAGGATACAACCTTATAGGTCTATCTACAAGCTAGATTCAAATGATGTAATGTCGATACTCGCAAAGTATGAAATCATTTTAGGAAAGTATGGATTATTTAAATTAAGACATAAAATTATAAATATAATTCGGTATGGTATCATAAGCTTTAAATTTTATAAAAACTCTAATGAAGCTATAGTGGATTATTTAAAAAAAGTCTATTATGAATTAAAATCGAGTGAACTAAGTAGAACTATCGATTTATTATCAAATAAACTAGAAAAGAATAATTTTGAAGATCTAATGCGTCAATACAGTGAAGACTCTATGCAGGTTCTTAAATCTAATTTGGCTAGAAAGTTTACATCAAAAGGTAATAGAACTATATTTACAAAAGATATTTTATGGAAAAACATTGAGGGTTTTCTAAAGGAATATCCAGTAATACTTAGTACTACACATTCTCTAAGAAGCTGTGTAAGTGAAAACTATTTGTTTGATTACGTTATTGTTGATGAAGCTTCTCAGGTTGATATAGTAACTGGTTCACTAGCTTTATCTTGTGCAAAAAATGTTGTTATTGTTGGAGATTTAAAACAATTACCTAATGTTGTGACAGATGAAGTTAAAAATAAAAGCGATATAATTTTTAAACAATATAACTTAAATGAAGCCTTCAATTATGCTCAAAATAGTTTATTATCCTCAATAACAAAATTATATAGTGATGTTCCAAAGACTTTACTTCGAGAACACTATAGATGTCATCCTAAAATAATAGGATTCTGTAACAAGAAATTTTATAACAATGAATTAATTATATTAACGAATGAGAGTGTTGGGGATAAGCCACTTGTAGTATATAAAACATCTAAGGGAAATCATGCAAGAGGAAATTTTAATCAAAGACAAATAGATGTAATACTTGATGAAGTAATTCCAAAATTAAATTTAGAGAAATCTTCTAAAGAGATTGGTGTTATTTCACCATATAGATTGCAAGTAGATGAACTAAAGAAGCTAATTAAAACTGATAATATTGAAGTGGATACAGTACATAAATATCAAGGTAGAGAAAAAGATACTATTATTTTGACTACTGTTGCAAATCAGATAAATGATTTTATAGATGATCCTAATCTTATAAATGTTGCAGTATCAAGGGCAGAAAGTAAATTGATTCTTATAGTTTCTGATAGTGATATAGCAAGTGATAATACTAATATAGGTGATTTAATTAAATATATACAATATAATAATTTTGAAATTATTAATAGCAATATATCTTCAGTATTTGATTTTCTTTATAGCAATTATTCTAAAAAATTATTAGAAATATTAAATAAGAACAAGAGGGTTTCTGAATTTGCATCAGAAAATTTAATGAATATGGTAATTGAAAAAGTATTATGTCAGGAGAAGTTTAAATTCCTTGATGTAGTATTACACCAACCACTTAAAATGTTAATTAAGGATACATCTAAGCTAACAGAGATAGAACACAAATTTGTTAAAAACATTTTAACGCATACAGATTTTATTATCTTTAATAAGTTAGATAAAATGCCAGTGCTAGTGGTGGAAGTGGATGGTTATGCGTTTCATGCTAATAATAAAGTACAATTAGAACGCGATAAAATGAAGGATGAGATACTAACCAAATATAATATACCTATTTTGAGAATAAGTACAAATGGAAGTGGCGAAGAGTTAAAATTAAGTAACAAACTTTCTGAGGTGTTAAAAATCAAATTTTGA
- a CDS encoding thioesterase family protein — MDFNALFKIGETLVNEYIVKSEDTADFIGNKGVTTLSTPSMIRFIEDTANHIVVDNMPQNYRSVGTKINVEHINPTSINTKVTVKATLVAIEGRKLSYTVEAFNEKCKIGFGIYEQHIINLGNFLSKD, encoded by the coding sequence ATGGACTTTAATGCTCTTTTTAAGATTGGAGAAACATTAGTTAATGAATATATAGTGAAATCAGAAGATACAGCAGACTTTATTGGAAATAAAGGTGTCACTACACTTTCTACCCCTAGCATGATTAGATTTATAGAAGATACAGCTAATCATATAGTAGTGGATAATATGCCTCAGAATTATAGATCCGTTGGAACCAAAATTAATGTTGAACATATAAATCCAACTTCTATTAACACGAAAGTTACCGTAAAAGCGACATTGGTAGCTATTGAAGGCAGAAAGCTTAGTTATACTGTAGAAGCTTTCAATGAAAAATGTAAAATAGGCTTTGGAATATATGAACAACATATAATTAACTTAGGAAATTTTTTAAGTAAAGATTAA
- a CDS encoding glutathione peroxidase, which produces MTIYDFKFKTIDGEDETLNQFKGKVLLIVNTASKCGFTPQYKDLQKLYEKHNAEGFEILGFPSNEFAKQEPANNQEVKQFCEINFGVTFPLSEKVQVRGNNIHPLFKYLTSQLAFEGFDMNDPSGKMISSVLKENFPEYLLDDSIKWNFTKFLIDRQGNVVGRFESPIEPMSIETQIQNLL; this is translated from the coding sequence ATGACAATTTATGACTTTAAGTTTAAAACTATTGATGGCGAGGATGAAACACTTAATCAATTTAAAGGCAAGGTGTTATTAATTGTAAATACTGCAAGTAAATGCGGTTTTACCCCACAATACAAAGATCTACAAAAACTCTATGAGAAACATAATGCTGAAGGCTTTGAAATACTTGGTTTTCCATCTAATGAATTTGCTAAGCAAGAACCTGCAAACAATCAAGAGGTAAAACAGTTTTGTGAAATAAATTTTGGAGTAACTTTCCCACTATCAGAAAAGGTTCAGGTTAGAGGTAATAACATCCATCCTTTATTTAAATATTTAACTAGCCAATTAGCATTTGAAGGATTTGACATGAATGATCCAAGCGGCAAAATGATCTCTTCAGTTCTAAAAGAAAATTTTCCTGAATATTTATTAGATGATTCAATCAAATGGAATTTTACTAAATTCTTAATAGATAGACAAGGAAATGTTGTAGGAAGATTTGAATCTCCTATTGAACCAATGAGTATTGAAACACAAATTCAAAATTTACTTTAA
- a CDS encoding CPBP family intramembrane glutamic endopeptidase yields MISGVTTAPIIEELFFRGLLLNKLKFKTGIRFAILISATIFAILHFDLNFIGRFFMGVLSALLYIETKNIVNCIIFHMLCNFSIFLFVVLSQYVHIPMSNSDGTPQPLIIVVFYSSIVISIVMNIKYIKNNLPRKRSISL; encoded by the coding sequence TTGATATCTGGTGTAACAACAGCACCAATAATTGAAGAATTGTTTTTTAGAGGGTTATTGTTGAATAAATTGAAGTTTAAGACAGGTATCAGATTTGCAATCTTAATATCTGCGACAATATTTGCAATACTTCACTTTGATTTAAATTTTATAGGTAGGTTTTTTATGGGTGTGTTAAGTGCATTATTATATATAGAAACCAAGAATATTGTAAACTGTATTATTTTTCATATGTTATGTAATTTTAGCATTTTCCTATTTGTTGTTCTATCGCAATATGTTCATATACCTATGTCCAATTCAGATGGTACACCACAACCTTTAATAATAGTTGTATTTTATTCATCTATAGTCATATCTATTGTAATGAACATTAAATATATAAAAAATAATTTACCAAGGAAAAGAAGTATATCATTATAA
- a CDS encoding stage III sporulation protein AH has product MFIETNPKEKIYRDLIDLAFEVCNEFVLVLRSDMDINTNINHVLEKLQPSLKEVKEQFEWPGTIYRGDKPALVYYYSTDNYAKEILKQVSNSLYDWVQPDLPEDLSFMKNNEPWLINTSHEYERYILTEDREEIDKIAKIADPK; this is encoded by the coding sequence ATGTTTATAGAAACTAATCCAAAAGAAAAAATTTATAGAGATTTAATAGATTTAGCTTTCGAAGTTTGTAATGAATTTGTATTAGTGTTAAGGAGTGATATGGATATAAATACTAATATTAATCACGTTTTAGAAAAATTACAACCTTCTTTAAAAGAAGTAAAAGAGCAATTTGAATGGCCAGGTACAATATACCGTGGCGATAAACCAGCATTAGTATATTATTATAGTACTGATAATTATGCTAAAGAAATATTAAAGCAAGTATCAAATTCACTATATGATTGGGTTCAGCCAGACTTACCAGAGGATTTGTCTTTTATGAAAAATAATGAGCCGTGGCTAATTAACACTTCACATGAATACGAAAGATATATATTAACAGAGGATAGAGAAGAAATTGATAAGATTGCAAAAATCGCAGATCCTAAATAA
- a CDS encoding DUF6054 family protein, translating to MAKYEKTISGQFEEVLHQLENDIGSSGITMNLVDESDYTYGDTNIAVRVYDKYFMRNGNRASLSLTVVGKGSNIFISAIGAGGGKGIIFNFSLGAEDDMVAVVERSVEGMNNSY from the coding sequence ATGGCAAAGTATGAAAAGACTATTAGTGGTCAATTTGAGGAAGTACTTCATCAGTTGGAAAACGATATTGGTAGCAGTGGCATAACTATGAATTTAGTGGATGAAAGCGACTACACTTATGGAGACACCAATATAGCGGTTAGGGTATATGATAAATATTTTATGAGGAACGGCAATAGAGCAAGTTTAAGCCTTACTGTGGTAGGTAAGGGGAGTAACATTTTTATTTCTGCAATCGGTGCTGGTGGAGGAAAAGGTATTATTTTTAACTTCAGTCTCGGTGCTGAAGATGACATGGTGGCGGTAGTAGAAAGAAGTGTAGAAGGAATGAATAACTCTTATTGA
- a CDS encoding helix-turn-helix transcriptional regulator, protein MVKRKKLFNTKIKVLRAERNLTQEDLAIDLGVNRSTILEIERGTFNPSLKLTFSIANYFNKSINEVFEIVEEDK, encoded by the coding sequence ATGGTAAAAAGAAAAAAGTTATTTAATACAAAGATAAAAGTTCTTAGAGCTGAAAGAAATTTAACACAAGAAGACTTGGCTATAGATTTAGGAGTAAATAGAAGTACTATTTTAGAAATAGAACGTGGAACTTTTAATCCCTCTCTAAAACTGACTTTTTCTATAGCAAATTACTTTAATAAAAGCATTAATGAAGTTTTTGAGATCGTTGAGGAGGATAAATAA
- a CDS encoding VOC family protein, with protein sequence MSIKMVHHVCIQTEKYEESFQFYTKVLEFKLVTETADFHKRAFNTWLRLGTFMIELQTGKNGDKLKKWSSLDQGIVHMCFLVDNVQEEFDRIKKLGYTNFKIKNGEEIYKVEGGYLFKIKAPEGTEIEIRDTQI encoded by the coding sequence ATGAGCATAAAAATGGTGCACCATGTCTGTATTCAAACAGAAAAATATGAGGAATCATTTCAATTTTACACTAAGGTTTTAGAATTTAAATTAGTTACAGAAACAGCAGATTTCCATAAAAGAGCTTTTAATACATGGTTAAGACTGGGAACATTTATGATTGAATTACAGACGGGTAAAAATGGCGATAAATTAAAGAAGTGGAGTTCATTAGACCAAGGAATAGTTCATATGTGTTTTTTAGTGGATAATGTTCAAGAAGAGTTTGATAGGATAAAAAAATTAGGCTATACCAATTTTAAGATTAAAAATGGAGAAGAAATATATAAAGTTGAGGGCGGATATTTATTTAAAATTAAGGCACCTGAAGGTACTGAAATTGAAATAAGAGATACACAGATATAA
- a CDS encoding methionyl aminopeptidase yields the protein MNLCRNDKCWCGSGIKYKNCHLNFDKKLKTLKNQGCIVPTRNLIKNKDQIEGIRKSAKINNGLLDLISENIKEGMTTEEINRLAHEYTIYHGGIPATLNYDGFPKSICTSINDEVCHGIPSEDIVLKNGDIINVDATTILNEYYSDASRMFMIGQVSDEARKIVETAKECLYKGIEAVKPWSFLGDIGAAVQEYAESNGYSVVRDFGGHGVGLDIHEEPFVFHFGTKGTDMILAPGMVFTIEPMINGGSHEIFIDEDNGWTAFTADGSLSAQWEHTILVTEDGMEIISK from the coding sequence ATGAATTTATGTAGAAATGATAAATGCTGGTGTGGAAGTGGAATAAAATATAAGAATTGCCATTTGAATTTTGATAAAAAGTTAAAAACCTTGAAGAATCAAGGCTGCATAGTTCCAACAAGAAATCTTATTAAAAATAAAGATCAAATTGAAGGAATCAGAAAAAGTGCTAAAATTAATAATGGTCTTTTAGATTTAATTAGTGAAAATATTAAAGAAGGAATGACTACAGAAGAAATTAATAGACTAGCTCATGAATATACAATATATCATGGTGGAATTCCGGCAACTCTTAATTATGATGGATTTCCCAAAAGTATTTGTACATCAATTAATGATGAAGTGTGTCATGGAATACCAAGCGAAGATATAGTACTAAAAAATGGTGATATTATAAATGTTGATGCAACTACTATACTTAATGAATATTATTCAGATGCGTCAAGAATGTTTATGATTGGACAAGTAAGTGATGAAGCTAGAAAGATAGTAGAAACAGCTAAGGAATGTTTGTATAAAGGAATAGAAGCAGTGAAACCTTGGAGTTTTTTAGGTGACATAGGCGCAGCGGTACAAGAATATGCAGAAAGTAATGGATACTCAGTAGTTAGGGATTTTGGAGGGCATGGGGTTGGACTAGATATTCATGAGGAGCCATTTGTTTTTCATTTTGGAACTAAAGGAACAGATATGATTTTGGCGCCGGGAATGGTATTTACGATTGAACCAATGATAAATGGCGGTAGCCATGAAATATTTATAGATGAGGATAATGGATGGACAGCATTTACTGCGGATGGATCACTTTCAGCACAATGGGAGCATACAATTCTTGTAACCGAAGACGGAATGGAAATAATATCGAAATAA
- a CDS encoding MerR family transcriptional regulator, which translates to MNIKVVSEKTGLTKRAIKYYESEGLISPLKNNDNNYREYTDNDIVKLNLIGALRIIDIPICEIKRLVSGDKGLQDIMNDTLVKVTETINNLEKTKLILSNLINKETKDYYSVGEQVIRLKETLELSLAEKKEFVSNALIRIFPGNFGEIFVSSFKPFLNITIDNNEKKEAWLRLVEVLDNLDELDDNDELAKGISSIGNDKIQFLNEKRQNDMINLLSGDMATREEYKQNIISMIKLINETGEDEKNFTEALIKSYDMLNSIGVPGKTFYLYLEILNEDYKRYTEIDKEIYIEAIDEIKNELSEKIKDKLGLSLGEFFENLKK; encoded by the coding sequence ATGAATATTAAAGTTGTATCGGAAAAAACCGGATTGACCAAAAGAGCAATAAAATATTATGAAAGTGAGGGATTAATTAGTCCCTTAAAAAATAATGATAATAACTATAGGGAATATACAGATAATGATATTGTAAAACTTAATTTGATTGGTGCACTAAGAATTATAGACATACCAATATGTGAAATAAAGAGGTTAGTATCGGGGGATAAAGGGCTACAGGACATTATGAATGATACTCTAGTAAAAGTTACTGAAACTATAAACAATTTAGAAAAAACTAAACTTATTCTTAGCAATCTTATTAATAAAGAGACCAAGGATTACTATAGTGTTGGTGAACAAGTCATAAGACTAAAAGAAACTTTAGAGCTTTCCTTAGCTGAAAAAAAGGAGTTTGTGTCAAACGCATTGATTAGAATTTTTCCTGGCAATTTCGGTGAGATTTTTGTGAGTAGCTTTAAACCTTTTTTAAACATTACTATAGACAATAATGAAAAGAAAGAAGCATGGTTAAGGCTTGTAGAGGTTTTGGATAACTTGGATGAATTAGATGATAATGATGAATTAGCTAAAGGTATAAGCAGTATAGGCAATGATAAAATTCAATTTTTAAATGAAAAGCGTCAAAATGATATGATAAATCTTTTAAGTGGAGATATGGCAACAAGAGAAGAATATAAACAAAATATTATTTCAATGATAAAATTAATAAATGAAACTGGAGAAGACGAAAAGAATTTTACCGAAGCTTTAATTAAATCTTATGATATGCTTAATAGTATTGGAGTACCTGGAAAAACTTTTTATTTATATTTAGAAATATTAAATGAGGATTACAAACGATATACAGAAATCGATAAGGAAATATATATAGAAGCAATTGATGAAATCAAAAATGAATTAAGTGAGAAGATTAAAGATAAATTAGGGTTAAGTCTGGGAGAGTTTTTTGAAAATCTGAAAAAGTAA
- a CDS encoding GNAT family N-acetyltransferase encodes MINNFKVLRGDVETAISIMKEVTKWGRSVGLNVWKDEHLTREKLLVGINEDAFYIGKVSADNACCMILQWDDVLFWPKAKENEAGYIHKLCVRREYSGIGLSQKMVEFAIAECRKRNIGYLRLDTGFNKKKLCNLYESLGFKFVEKILLDNRGEFALFEMKIQ; translated from the coding sequence ATGATAAATAACTTTAAAGTATTGAGGGGAGATGTTGAAACTGCTATTAGTATAATGAAAGAGGTAACAAAATGGGGTCGTTCAGTTGGATTAAATGTTTGGAAAGACGAGCATCTTACAAGAGAAAAGTTATTGGTGGGTATCAATGAAGATGCCTTCTATATAGGAAAAGTTTCAGCTGATAATGCTTGTTGTATGATATTACAATGGGATGATGTTCTGTTTTGGCCCAAGGCAAAGGAGAACGAAGCAGGATATATACATAAGTTATGTGTTAGAAGAGAATATTCAGGAATAGGACTATCGCAAAAAATGGTGGAATTTGCTATAGCAGAATGTAGAAAAAGAAATATTGGTTATTTAAGATTAGATACAGGGTTTAATAAGAAAAAGTTATGCAATCTATACGAAAGTTTAGGTTTTAAATTTGTTGAAAAAATCCTATTAGATAATAGAGGTGAATTTGCTCTGTTTGAGATGAAAATACAATAG
- a CDS encoding GNAT family N-acetyltransferase codes for MDVKIRKATLKDVNVISNIYALSWKYAYKGIVPQKYLDVLKCNFWVSSFRNWINNNILTAQLISENETPVGCVAYGKARDVNFANWGEIVSIYLLPDHFRKGYGQKLLQTAIIDMKLNGYENCYLWVLKENIKARDFYEFNGFICNNDECTCEIMKRQLVDVRYILTLNNHTN; via the coding sequence ATGGATGTGAAAATAAGAAAAGCAACTTTGAAAGATGTAAATGTGATTAGTAATATATATGCTTTAAGTTGGAAGTATGCCTATAAAGGTATTGTGCCACAAAAATATTTAGATGTATTGAAATGTAATTTTTGGGTATCGTCTTTTCGAAATTGGATAAATAATAATATATTAACGGCACAACTTATCAGTGAAAATGAAACACCAGTAGGCTGTGTTGCTTACGGTAAAGCAAGAGATGTTAACTTTGCTAATTGGGGAGAAATAGTTTCTATTTATTTACTTCCAGACCATTTCAGAAAAGGTTACGGGCAAAAATTATTACAGACAGCTATAATTGATATGAAACTAAATGGATATGAAAATTGTTACTTATGGGTGTTAAAAGAAAATATTAAAGCAAGGGATTTTTATGAATTTAATGGGTTTATTTGTAATAATGATGAATGTACTTGTGAAATTATGAAGAGACAATTAGTTGATGTGCGATATATTTTAACATTAAATAATCATACGAACTAA
- the fmt gene encoding methionyl-tRNA formyltransferase, whose product MKIVFMGTPDFAVPSLKKMIEKYNVSAIVTQPDKPSGRGKKVAISPIKEVGLSNQIPIFQPEKIKTDSVIIDKLKELKPDFIIVVAYGQIITKHILDIPRLGCICLHASLLPMYRGSAPINWSLINGEITTGNTTILMDTGIDTGDMLMRSEVDISESMTAGELYNLLKINGAELLDETINGIITGKICGVKQQSDGSSYVQMLNKQMAKINWNDSSINIHNLIRGLSYWPYKNINSWPTAHTYYKDIPIKIFKSKSLEANIIKPPGYIIDANNEGITVATNNGILIIEILQFPGGKPLEVKEFLKGNKIEKGIVLS is encoded by the coding sequence ATGAAAATAGTTTTTATGGGAACTCCTGATTTTGCAGTTCCCTCATTGAAGAAAATGATAGAGAAATATAATGTAAGTGCGATTGTAACACAACCTGATAAGCCAAGTGGAAGAGGGAAAAAGGTAGCAATTTCACCAATCAAAGAGGTCGGACTATCGAATCAAATTCCAATTTTTCAGCCCGAAAAAATAAAAACAGATTCTGTAATTATTGATAAATTAAAAGAATTAAAACCTGATTTTATTATTGTTGTAGCATATGGTCAAATCATAACTAAGCATATACTTGACATACCAAGACTCGGATGTATTTGTCTACATGCATCTCTCCTCCCAATGTATAGGGGGTCAGCACCAATAAATTGGAGTTTAATAAATGGGGAAATAACAACTGGAAATACAACTATACTAATGGATACTGGTATAGATACGGGTGATATGCTTATGAGAAGTGAGGTTGACATATCTGAATCTATGACAGCAGGAGAATTGTACAACTTATTAAAAATAAACGGTGCTGAACTGTTAGATGAAACAATAAATGGAATTATCACAGGAAAAATTTGTGGGGTAAAACAACAGAGTGATGGAAGTTCTTATGTACAGATGTTAAACAAGCAAATGGCAAAGATTAATTGGAATGACAGTAGTATTAACATACATAATTTAATAAGAGGATTGAGTTATTGGCCATATAAAAATATAAACTCATGGCCAACTGCTCATACTTATTATAAAGATATTCCAATTAAAATATTCAAATCCAAGTCATTAGAGGCAAATATTATTAAACCACCTGGTTATATCATAGATGCAAATAATGAGGGAATTACAGTCGCCACCAATAACGGTATTCTGATTATAGAAATATTACAGTTTCCAGGGGGGAAACCTCTTGAGGTAAAAGAATTTTTAAAAGGAAATAAAATAGAAAAGGGCATTGTATTATCATAA
- a CDS encoding DUF6144 family protein, giving the protein MYDIRKIQEQVIFGAVKNASDDKMATKIVYGEHELSSSEDNTTWVKSTMNRLEINFDRSTVKQIRMNCQCGYGMDEKLALVQELVALSSNLEEFANQDKANAAGLSYTKGELYLQFPFCPCPMLADVNNLNTDTWCQCTVGYSKVLFEKAFACEVDVELLKSIKMGDDICLMKIIPRDSIWK; this is encoded by the coding sequence ATGTATGATATTAGAAAAATACAAGAGCAAGTAATTTTTGGTGCCGTAAAAAATGCGAGTGACGATAAAATGGCAACAAAAATTGTATATGGAGAACACGAACTATCTTCATCAGAAGATAATACGACATGGGTGAAATCCACCATGAACAGACTAGAAATCAACTTTGATAGGTCTACCGTTAAGCAGATTAGAATGAACTGTCAATGTGGATATGGGATGGATGAAAAATTAGCGTTAGTTCAAGAACTGGTTGCATTATCGTCTAATTTAGAAGAATTTGCAAACCAAGATAAAGCAAATGCAGCTGGACTATCTTACACAAAGGGGGAACTCTATCTACAATTTCCGTTTTGCCCTTGTCCGATGCTTGCCGATGTGAATAACTTAAATACGGATACATGGTGTCAATGCACTGTAGGGTACAGTAAAGTTCTTTTCGAAAAAGCTTTTGCCTGTGAAGTCGATGTAGAATTATTAAAAAGTATAAAAATGGGTGACGATATATGTCTTATGAAAATCATTCCTCGTGATTCTATTTGGAAATAG
- a CDS encoding SRPBCC family protein: MAIANAKVTLKEDIKTVWKIVTSLENYAWRSDLREIQVLEAGKKFIEYTKEGYATTFTITTFEPMKRYEFDMDNNNMCGHWTGLFSKTDNKTEINFTENITPKKWIMKPFVGIYLKKQQAAYILDLRKAIDEKQ; this comes from the coding sequence ATGGCAATCGCAAATGCAAAAGTAACTTTAAAGGAAGATATAAAAACGGTTTGGAAAATAGTAACTTCTCTTGAGAATTATGCATGGAGAAGTGATTTGAGAGAAATTCAGGTTTTAGAAGCAGGAAAAAAATTTATAGAATATACAAAAGAAGGATATGCTACAACTTTCACAATAACTACGTTTGAACCTATGAAACGGTATGAGTTTGATATGGATAATAACAACATGTGTGGGCATTGGACGGGATTATTTTCAAAGACAGATAATAAGACAGAGATAAATTTTACGGAAAATATAACTCCAAAGAAGTGGATAATGAAACCTTTTGTAGGAATATATTTAAAGAAACAGCAGGCTGCTTATATTTTAGATTTAAGAAAAGCAATTGATGAAAAACAATGA